A stretch of the Thunnus thynnus chromosome 7, fThuThy2.1, whole genome shotgun sequence genome encodes the following:
- the si:ch211-105f12.2 gene encoding RIMS-binding protein 2-like isoform X2, giving the protein MESLELDVLIYPNEVRIATPEDLREWELETASQVSTPTVRLFVALYPYNPAAMSPNYDTAAEELPFVPGQIIKVFGDKDSDGFYHGESGGLSGYVPSNMVAEIPVDDEYLKHLLMQQGFLPVDHTGMSLTPDLSDVASIPDDVVVRRMVALFDYDPWENSPNVDSEVELGFRSGDIIYVLGDIDQDGFYYGDLQGRRGLVPSNFLQALPWN; this is encoded by the exons atggAGAGTCTGGAGTTAGATGTTTTGATATACCCAAATGAAGTGAGGATTGCTACTCCGGAAGACCTCAGAGAATGGGAACTTGAGACTGCGAGCCAGGTGTCCACACCCACCGTCCGGCTCTTTGTGGCACTTTATCCATACAATCCTGCTGCAATGTCTCCGAACTACGACACGGCTGCAGAGGAGCTGCCTTTTGTACCAGGCCAGATAATCAAG GTGTTTGGAGATAAAGACTCTGATGGTTTCTATCACGGTGAGTCTGGTGGCCTCTCTGGTTATGTGCCAAGCAACATGGTGGCTGAAATCCCAGTGGATGATGAATATCTGAAGCACCTACTCATGCAGCAGGGATTCCTCCCAGTGGACCACACAG GCATGTCTTTAACGCCAGATCTGAGTGACGTAGCCAGTATTCCTGATGATGTGGTTGTTCGCAGAATGGTGGCCTTATTTGACTATGATCCGTGGGAAAATTCACCCAACGTGGACAGTGAA GTTGAACTTGGCTTTCGTTCAGGAGACATCATATATGTTCTAGGTGACATAGATCAAGACGGATTCTACTAT GGGGATCTGCAAGGACGGCGAGGTTTGGTCCCATCAAACTTTCTGCAGGCACTACCGTGGAATTAG
- the si:ch211-105f12.2 gene encoding RIMS-binding protein 2-like isoform X1 yields the protein MESLELDVLIYPNEVRIATPEDLREWELETASQVSTPTVRLFVALYPYNPAAMSPNYDTAAEELPFVPGQIIKVFGDKDSDGFYHGESGGLSGYVPSNMVAEIPVDDEYLKHLLMQQGFLPVDHTGINHLSVQDTDSMSLTPDLSDVASIPDDVVVRRMVALFDYDPWENSPNVDSEVELGFRSGDIIYVLGDIDQDGFYYGDLQGRRGLVPSNFLQALPWN from the exons atggAGAGTCTGGAGTTAGATGTTTTGATATACCCAAATGAAGTGAGGATTGCTACTCCGGAAGACCTCAGAGAATGGGAACTTGAGACTGCGAGCCAGGTGTCCACACCCACCGTCCGGCTCTTTGTGGCACTTTATCCATACAATCCTGCTGCAATGTCTCCGAACTACGACACGGCTGCAGAGGAGCTGCCTTTTGTACCAGGCCAGATAATCAAG GTGTTTGGAGATAAAGACTCTGATGGTTTCTATCACGGTGAGTCTGGTGGCCTCTCTGGTTATGTGCCAAGCAACATGGTGGCTGAAATCCCAGTGGATGATGAATATCTGAAGCACCTACTCATGCAGCAGGGATTCCTCCCAGTGGACCACACAGGTATCAACCATCTGTCTGTGCAGGACACTGATA GCATGTCTTTAACGCCAGATCTGAGTGACGTAGCCAGTATTCCTGATGATGTGGTTGTTCGCAGAATGGTGGCCTTATTTGACTATGATCCGTGGGAAAATTCACCCAACGTGGACAGTGAA GTTGAACTTGGCTTTCGTTCAGGAGACATCATATATGTTCTAGGTGACATAGATCAAGACGGATTCTACTAT GGGGATCTGCAAGGACGGCGAGGTTTGGTCCCATCAAACTTTCTGCAGGCACTACCGTGGAATTAG